The Malus domestica chromosome 13, GDT2T_hap1 genome includes a window with the following:
- the LOC103453502 gene encoding 7-deoxyloganetin glucosyltransferase-like: MGSKEVGNKKPHLLCIPFPAQSHIKAMLKFAKLLHHGGFHITFVNTEFNHKLYLKSLGPDSLDGLPDFRFETMPDGLQSSDEDTTQDLISLVESVGKNFTAPFRDILVKLDRSATCNDIPPVSHIVSDGWMAFTVTAAEEVGIPVVLFFTISASSFMGFNQYPTLEEKGLAPLKEESWLTNGFLDKVLDWVPGMKDIRLRDLPNNFITTDPNDVGWVFCLESIQKFKRGSAIVIHTFDALEHQVLDSLSSMFPRVYAIGPHQLLLNRIPEPPLKAMGYSLWKEETECLQWLNSKAPNSVVYVNFGSLAFVTPEHLVEFGWGLANSKVPFFWVIRPDLVVREWAIFQPEFVAETKERGLIASWCPQEQVLEHSSVGGFLTHSGWNSTIESLCAGVPMLCLACFSDQQTNCYCVCKKWGIGMEISYDVKRDEVEKLVIELMEGEKGKQMKNKAMEWKQLAEEATAPHGSSSTNLDNFVKQVLLRKS; the protein is encoded by the exons ATGGGTTCCAAAGAAGTAGGCAATAAAaagcctcatcttctttgcaTCCCTTTTCCAGCTCAAAGCCACATAAAGGCAATGCTCAAATTTGCAAAACTCCTCCACCATGGAGGTTTTCACATCACCTTTGTCAACACTGAGTTCAATCACAAACTCTATCTAAAATCTCTAGGTCCCGACTCCCTCGACGGCTTGCCTGATTTCCGGTTTGAAACCATGCCAGATGGCCTTCAAAGTTCAGATGAAGATACCACTCAAGATTTGATTTCGCTTGTTGAGTCAGTCGGGAAAAACTTCACAGCTCCATTTCGTGACATCCTCGTGAAACTCGATCGTTCAGCAACTTGCAACGATATTCCTCCAGTGAGTCACATTGTTTCGGATGGTTGGATGGCTTTCACTGTCACAGCAGCTGAAGAAGTTGGAATCCCTGTCGTACTCTTCTTCACTATTTCCGCAAGCAGCTTCATGGGCTTCAATCAATATCCAACTTTGGAGGAAAAAGGACTTGCCCCACTCAAAG agGAGAGTTGGTTAACAAATGGCTTTCTGGACAAGGTTTTAGATTGGGTTCCAGGAATGAAAGATATCAGGTTAAGGGACCTTCCAAACAACTTTATTACTACAGATCCCAATGACGTAGGCTGGGTCTTCTGCTTGGAatcaattcaaaaattcaagagGGGTTCAGCAATTGTCATTCACACTTTTGATGCATTGGAGCACCAAGTTTTGGATTCTCTCTCGTCCATGTTTCCGCGTGTTTACGCCATTGGCCCTCACCAGTTACTCCTCAACAGGATACCAGAGCCCCCCTTGAAGGCTATGGGATACAGTCTATGGAAAGAGGAAACTGAGTGCCTCCAATGGCTAAATTCTAAGGCACCAAACTCAGTTGTTTATGTGAATTTTGGCAGCTTAGCATTCGTGACACCGGAACATCTTGTTGAGTTTGGGTGGGGACTGGCAAATAGCAAGGTGCCCTTCTTTTGGGTGATTAGACCTGATCTTGTCGTCCGTGAATGGGCCATTTTTCAACCTGAGTTTGTCGCGGAGACGAAGGAAAGAGGTCTAATAGCGAGTTGGTGTCCACAAGAGCAAGTCCTGGAGCACTCATCAGTCGGAGGATTTTTAACCCATAGCGGATGGAATTCAACGATCGAGAGCCTATGCGCAGGCGTGCCTATGCTATGTTTGGCATGCTTCTCTGACCAGCAAACGAACTGTTATTGTGTTTGTAAAAAATGGGGTATCGGCATGGAGATTAGTTACGATGTGAAGAGAGATGAAGTAGAGAAGCTCGTTATAGAGTTAatggagggagagaaaggtaagcaaatgaaaaataagGCCATGGAGTGGAAGCAACTGGCAGAAGAAGCCACTGCTCCACATGGTTCATCGTCCACAAACTTGGACAATTTTGTGAAGCAAGTGCTACTAAGAAAAAGCTGA
- the LOC103453501 gene encoding uncharacterized protein isoform X1, with translation MRAGSLWADEPNSPFTSVPRVPQPNPCKHSGSNVLRLLAQREVSPQTKHWSKKLWGEPSKSNSDSVGPKFEAARDARHSLISWVEAESLQHLSAKYCPLVPPPRSTIAAAFSPDGRTLASTHGDHTVKIIDCQTGICLKVLSGHRRTPWVVRFHPLYPDILASGSLDHEVRLWDAKTAECLGSRDFLRPIASIAFHAQGELLAVASGHKLYIWHYNRRGETSSPTIVLKTRRSLRAVHFHPHGAPFLLTAEVNDLDSSDSSMTLATSLGYLRYPPPTVYLADGQSSDRSGLVDGLPLMSLPFLIWPSFDRDNGRISMQRSNVDIGSSSALQRVDPSASVRLLTYSTPSGQYELLLSPIEPSSSSPAPEETETNTFLNEMETEVSQPAVDSLEAMEVQPEGRSNHIFPFGDSTYWELPFLQGWLIGQTQASQRNMRPVSDATQDNPSAHGEMDNPAITSSVIPTGVNQSRVTGRSSTRHRTSRTHMVSTIGSNEGAGFNSIPHAESEPQPVVSRIQSELANSLAAAAAAELPCTVKLRIWPHDLKNPCSPLDAERCRLTIPHAVLCSEMGAHFSPCGRFLAACVACMLPHMEADLGLQSQVNHDVTGASTSPTRHPISAHHVVYELRIYSLEEATFGTVLASRAIRAAHCLTSIQFSPTSEHILLAYGRRHSSLLKSVVIDGETTVPIYTILEVYRISDMELVRVLPSAEDEVNVACFHPSVGGGLVYGTKEGKLRILQYDSFHGTNQTTSAFLDENMLEVPTYALEC, from the exons ATGAGGGCAGGTTCTTTGTGGGCCGACGAGCCCAATTCTCCGTTCACCTCTGTCCCGCGCGTACCTCAGCCCAATCCGTGCAAGCACAG TGGTAGCAATGTTCTGAGACTGTTAGCACAGAGAGAGGTTTCTCCGCAGACGAAACATTGGTCAAAGAAGCTATGGGGGGAACCTTCTAAGTCTAATTCTGATTCCGTTGGCCCAAAGTTTGAAGCAGCTAGAGATGCTAGACACAGCCTTATCTCATG GGTGGAGGCAGAGTCACTCCAGCATTTGTCTGCCAAATATTGTCCGCTTGTGCCTCCTCCACGGTCAACTATTGCAGCAGCCTTCAGCCCTGATGGAAGGACACTGGCCTCAACTCA CGGAGACCATACGGTTAAGATTATTGATTGCCAAACTGGGATTTGCTTAAAGGTCTTGAGTGGTCACCGTAGGACACCGTGGGTG GTTAGGTTTCATCCCTTGTATCCAGACATATTGGCTAGTGGAAGTTTGGATCACGAAGTTCGCTTGTGGGATGCAAAAACGGCAGAGTGTTTAGGATCTCGTGATTTCT TGCGTCCTATTGCTTCCATAGCTTTCCATGCCCAAGGTGAGCTGCTTGCAGTTGCGTCAGGTCACAAg TTGTACATATGGCACTACAATAGGAGAGGGGAAACATCCTCCCCAACCATAGTACTGAAGACACGGCGTTCGCTCCGGGCTGTGCATTTTCACCCTCATGGAGCTCCTTTCCTTTTAACTGCTGAG GTGAATGACCTTGACTCCTCAGATTCCTCGATGACACTTGCAACTTCTCTGGGTTATTTGCGCTATCCTCCACCTACTGTATATTTGGCAGATGGTCAATCTAGTGATCGTTCTGGTTTGGTAGATGGACTACCtcttatgtctttaccatttcTGATATGGCCTTCATTTGATAGAGATAATGGGAGAATATCTATGCAGCGTAGTAACGTGGACATTGGTTCAAGTAGTGCGCTACAGCGAGTTGATCCTTCTGCTTCAGTGCGCTTGCTAACATATTCAACTCCTTCAGGGCAGTATGAACTTCTGCTGTCCCCAATTGAACCTAGTAGCTCTTCTCCAGCACCAGAAGAGACAGAAACTAATactttcttgaatgaaatggaaACTGAAGTTTCTCAACCTGCAGTGGACAGTTTAGAGGCTATGGAAGTGCAGCCTGAAGGGAGGAGCAATCATATTTTCCCATTTGGTGACTCAACATATTGGGAACTTCCTTTCTTGCAAGGGTGGTTAATTGGTCAGACCCAAGCTAGCCAACGGAATATGCGGCCGGTAAGTGATGCTACCCAAGATAATCCATCTGCACATGGTGAGATGGATAATCCAGCCATAACTTCTTCAGTAATACCAACCGGTGTGAACCAATCCAGGGTTACTGGAAGATCTAGTACCCGGCATCGTACTTCAAGAACTCATATGGTGTCGACAATTGGATCTAATGAAGGTGCTGGATTCAATAGTATTCCGCATGCTGAAAGTGAGCCTCAACCTGTTGTGAGCAGAATCCAATCTGAACTTGCCAACTCACTCGCTGCAGCAGCAGCTGCAGAGTTGCCTTGCACTGTGAAGCTCAGAATTTGGCCACATGATTTGAAAAATCCTTGTTCTCCCCTTGATGCAGAAAGATGTCGCTTAACCATTCCACATGCTGTACTTTGTAG TGAGATGGGTGCCCATTTTTCCCCTTGCGGAAGGTTTTTAGCTGCATGTGTTGCATGTATGTTACCCCATATGGAAGCTGATCTTGGATTGCAGAGCCAGGTCAACCATGACGTGACAGGGGCATCAACTTCCCCAACTCGACATCCAATATCAGCTCACCATGTCGTGTATGAGCTCCGGATATATTCCCTTGAGGAAGCAAC ATTTGGAACGGTTCTTGCATCCCGGGCAATAAGAGCTGCCCACTGCCTAACATCTATTCAG TTCTCTCCTACGTCAGAGCATATATTACTTGCCTATGGTCGTCGTCACAGTTCACTTCTTAAGAGTGTTGTCATTGATGGAGAGACTACAGTGCCTATTTACACCATTCTGGAG GTCTACAGAATTTCTGATATGGAACTTGTGAGAGTTCTTCCTAGTGCAGAGGATGAGGTCAATGTAGCTTGCTTTCATCCTTCAGTTGGAGGTGGCCTCGTCTATGGAACCAAG GAAGGGAAGTTAAGGATCCTCCAATATGATAGTTTTCATGGGACGAATCAGACAACATCCGCTTTTCTTGATGAAAACATGCTTGAG GTTCCGACATATGCCTTGGAATGCTAG
- the LOC103453501 gene encoding uncharacterized protein isoform X2 has product MRAGSLWADEPNSPFTSVPRVPQPNPCKHSGSNVLRLLAQREVSPQTKHWSKKLWGEPSKSNSDSVGPKFEAARDARHSLISWVEAESLQHLSAKYCPLVPPPRSTIAAAFSPDGRTLASTHGDHTVKIIDCQTGICLKVLSGHRRTPWVVRFHPLYPDILASGSLDHEVRLWDAKTAECLGSRDFLRPIASIAFHAQGELLAVASGHKLYIWHYNRRGETSSPTIVLKTRRSLRAVHFHPHGAPFLLTAEVNDLDSSDSSMTLATSLGYLRYPPPTVYLADGQSSDRSGLRSNVDIGSSSALQRVDPSASVRLLTYSTPSGQYELLLSPIEPSSSSPAPEETETNTFLNEMETEVSQPAVDSLEAMEVQPEGRSNHIFPFGDSTYWELPFLQGWLIGQTQASQRNMRPVSDATQDNPSAHGEMDNPAITSSVIPTGVNQSRVTGRSSTRHRTSRTHMVSTIGSNEGAGFNSIPHAESEPQPVVSRIQSELANSLAAAAAAELPCTVKLRIWPHDLKNPCSPLDAERCRLTIPHAVLCSEMGAHFSPCGRFLAACVACMLPHMEADLGLQSQVNHDVTGASTSPTRHPISAHHVVYELRIYSLEEATFGTVLASRAIRAAHCLTSIQFSPTSEHILLAYGRRHSSLLKSVVIDGETTVPIYTILEVYRISDMELVRVLPSAEDEVNVACFHPSVGGGLVYGTKEGKLRILQYDSFHGTNQTTSAFLDENMLEVPTYALEC; this is encoded by the exons ATGAGGGCAGGTTCTTTGTGGGCCGACGAGCCCAATTCTCCGTTCACCTCTGTCCCGCGCGTACCTCAGCCCAATCCGTGCAAGCACAG TGGTAGCAATGTTCTGAGACTGTTAGCACAGAGAGAGGTTTCTCCGCAGACGAAACATTGGTCAAAGAAGCTATGGGGGGAACCTTCTAAGTCTAATTCTGATTCCGTTGGCCCAAAGTTTGAAGCAGCTAGAGATGCTAGACACAGCCTTATCTCATG GGTGGAGGCAGAGTCACTCCAGCATTTGTCTGCCAAATATTGTCCGCTTGTGCCTCCTCCACGGTCAACTATTGCAGCAGCCTTCAGCCCTGATGGAAGGACACTGGCCTCAACTCA CGGAGACCATACGGTTAAGATTATTGATTGCCAAACTGGGATTTGCTTAAAGGTCTTGAGTGGTCACCGTAGGACACCGTGGGTG GTTAGGTTTCATCCCTTGTATCCAGACATATTGGCTAGTGGAAGTTTGGATCACGAAGTTCGCTTGTGGGATGCAAAAACGGCAGAGTGTTTAGGATCTCGTGATTTCT TGCGTCCTATTGCTTCCATAGCTTTCCATGCCCAAGGTGAGCTGCTTGCAGTTGCGTCAGGTCACAAg TTGTACATATGGCACTACAATAGGAGAGGGGAAACATCCTCCCCAACCATAGTACTGAAGACACGGCGTTCGCTCCGGGCTGTGCATTTTCACCCTCATGGAGCTCCTTTCCTTTTAACTGCTGAG GTGAATGACCTTGACTCCTCAGATTCCTCGATGACACTTGCAACTTCTCTGGGTTATTTGCGCTATCCTCCACCTACTGTATATTTGGCAGATGGTCAATCTAGTGATCGTTCTGGTTTG CGTAGTAACGTGGACATTGGTTCAAGTAGTGCGCTACAGCGAGTTGATCCTTCTGCTTCAGTGCGCTTGCTAACATATTCAACTCCTTCAGGGCAGTATGAACTTCTGCTGTCCCCAATTGAACCTAGTAGCTCTTCTCCAGCACCAGAAGAGACAGAAACTAATactttcttgaatgaaatggaaACTGAAGTTTCTCAACCTGCAGTGGACAGTTTAGAGGCTATGGAAGTGCAGCCTGAAGGGAGGAGCAATCATATTTTCCCATTTGGTGACTCAACATATTGGGAACTTCCTTTCTTGCAAGGGTGGTTAATTGGTCAGACCCAAGCTAGCCAACGGAATATGCGGCCGGTAAGTGATGCTACCCAAGATAATCCATCTGCACATGGTGAGATGGATAATCCAGCCATAACTTCTTCAGTAATACCAACCGGTGTGAACCAATCCAGGGTTACTGGAAGATCTAGTACCCGGCATCGTACTTCAAGAACTCATATGGTGTCGACAATTGGATCTAATGAAGGTGCTGGATTCAATAGTATTCCGCATGCTGAAAGTGAGCCTCAACCTGTTGTGAGCAGAATCCAATCTGAACTTGCCAACTCACTCGCTGCAGCAGCAGCTGCAGAGTTGCCTTGCACTGTGAAGCTCAGAATTTGGCCACATGATTTGAAAAATCCTTGTTCTCCCCTTGATGCAGAAAGATGTCGCTTAACCATTCCACATGCTGTACTTTGTAG TGAGATGGGTGCCCATTTTTCCCCTTGCGGAAGGTTTTTAGCTGCATGTGTTGCATGTATGTTACCCCATATGGAAGCTGATCTTGGATTGCAGAGCCAGGTCAACCATGACGTGACAGGGGCATCAACTTCCCCAACTCGACATCCAATATCAGCTCACCATGTCGTGTATGAGCTCCGGATATATTCCCTTGAGGAAGCAAC ATTTGGAACGGTTCTTGCATCCCGGGCAATAAGAGCTGCCCACTGCCTAACATCTATTCAG TTCTCTCCTACGTCAGAGCATATATTACTTGCCTATGGTCGTCGTCACAGTTCACTTCTTAAGAGTGTTGTCATTGATGGAGAGACTACAGTGCCTATTTACACCATTCTGGAG GTCTACAGAATTTCTGATATGGAACTTGTGAGAGTTCTTCCTAGTGCAGAGGATGAGGTCAATGTAGCTTGCTTTCATCCTTCAGTTGGAGGTGGCCTCGTCTATGGAACCAAG GAAGGGAAGTTAAGGATCCTCCAATATGATAGTTTTCATGGGACGAATCAGACAACATCCGCTTTTCTTGATGAAAACATGCTTGAG GTTCCGACATATGCCTTGGAATGCTAG